One Dermatophagoides farinae isolate YC_2012a chromosome 6, ASM2471394v1, whole genome shotgun sequence genomic window carries:
- the Hmgcr gene encoding HMG coenzyme A reductase isoform X2 has protein sequence MAKLFYSHGKFCASHPWEVMVIFLSLAICIGTMGPFVMIEQQQQHNHNHHNQQHQQQQQQSILDKSMRYYGPQQQQSRCQQQQQQQESTTLFHRHSKKLDDNDSFQFDDCSHNSHHHQSKPTTVEYNSRQQQQQNYHHYHHHHNHNHHSQPSNNVDSTEILILTISRCLALLYVYHQFRNLYNQSKYLVGIAMLFTVFSSIMFMSGVLNFFDGNFAVLNKAIPFFILLSDLSKSCSLARFALSSSNREEIQENIARGMATLGPSLTLDTLVETLAIGMGTISGLPRLAEISYIACLTVIVNYIVFMTFFPATLSLVLELAHDGANKPAWQFSSLAKVLQLETEHTPNPVIQRVKLIMSAGLMMVHMLSRWPLVNDENDGGVLDSFKSSSAVSSASDKLADDEVFNSFTTGLMNAVGTEQILMIGLMFALTIKYFWFENLDIHSRLSSSSSNNIHNSNGSSFATSKDVEELKSSSSYKNSELKEDCSSETSSNLSESCSNTTSTTPSSTRPTTPTTISSTGDESDNSLQHSTNKSNGCSTTNSSTTENSDTESVLGQCRHKLSFSSNGRRTSAKNICVDDQLATSSGHGTDNENESTQQISHDNNNKSDAPAFFIGDDYCNDSSDCYSSDSNVPEYIDSSTQTDTIPNIVADDSLITITDSTACNAAATTTTIDDDTFRDMDELLSILGQEDGYSKLSNREIEFLVANKKVPAYKLESLLNNPERGVSIRRKVIENMANTQGVLTNVPYHGYNYNLVLGACCENVIGYMPIPLGVAGPLLLNGRQYYVPMATTEGCLVASTNRGCSAIAAAGGCRAKVYFDGMTRGPLLYFRSAMDAAAAQEWINRTENFYIIKKAFDSTSRFARLQSIKCSLAGRYLFLRFVASTGDAMGMNMLSKGTELALEELAKHVNGLELKCLSGNFCTDKKPSAVNWIDGRGKSVVCEARIPKNVVQKVLKIDVKKIAHLGNSKNLIGSALAGSIGGNNAQAANIVAAIYIATGQDPAQVVGSANCMTLLEVEDNGDLYISCTMPSIEIGTIGGGTVLGPQGACLELLGLKNKNQAPGENTRELAQIVCATVLAGELSLLSALAAGHLVRSHMKHNRSTINIQASAAAATLETLCPRSSVPSFVGSNGGSGGGGISSSSLSITTPPNSYTLTVPRTGI, from the exons GgttatatttttatcattggcTATCTGTATTGGAACGATGGGTCCTTTTGTGatgattgaacaacaacaacaacataaccATAATCACCATAATCAGCAgcaccagcagcagcaacaacaatcgatattAGATAAATCAATGAGATATTATggtccacaacaacaacaatcaagatgtcaacaacaacaacaacaacaggaatcaacaacattattccatagacattcaaaaaaattggatgataatgattcatttcaatttgatgattgttcacataattcacatcatcatcag tCAAAACCAACAACTGTAGAATATAATAGTagacagcagcagcaacaaaattaccatcattatcatcatcatcataatcataatcatcattcacagcCGTCCAATAATGTAGATAGTACAGAAATATTGATATTAACAATATCCCGATGTTTGGCTTTATTAtatgtttatcatcaatttcgtAATTTATATAATCAATCCAAATATTTGGTTGGAATCGCCATGTTATTCACCGTATTTTCCAGTATAATGTTCATGTCTGgtgttttaaattttttcgatggtAATTTTGCCGTTCTGAATAAAGCAATaccattttttatattattatcggATCTAAGTAAATCTTGTTCACTGGCAAGATTTGCtctttcatcatcgaatcga gAAGAGATACAAGAAAATATAGCTAGAGGAATGGCAACGCTTGGTCCTTCGCTTACATTGGACACATTGGTCGAAACATTGGCTATCGGTATGGGTACCATTTCAGGATTGCCTCGTCTTGCCGAAATTAGCTACATTGCCTGTTTAACTGTTATCGTTAATTATATCGTATTTATGACATTCTTTCCTGCCACATTATCTTTGGTCCTTGAA TTGGCTCATGATGGTGCAAATAAACCAGCCTGGCAGTTTAGCTCATTGGCCAAAGTTTTACAATTGGAAACCGAACACACACCTAATCCAGTGATTCAACGTGTCAAATTGATTATGTCAGCTGGTCTTATGATGGTTCATATGTTAAGCCGATGGCCATtggttaatgatgaaaatgatggtggtgtattggattcattcaaatcatcatcagctgtTTCATCAGCTAGTGATAAATTAGCCGATGATGAagtattcaattcatttacaaCTGGATTAATGAATGCTGTTGGTACTGAACAAATTCTTATGATTGGCCTTATGTTTGCTTTGActataaaatatttttggttCGAAAATCTTGATATTCATTCtcggttatcatcatcttcttccaATAATATTCACAATTCAAATGGCAGTTCGTTTGCTACTTCCAAAGATGTAGAagaattaaaatcatcatcatcttataaAAATTCCGAGCTTAAAGAAGATTGTAGCAGTGAAACAAGTTCAAATCTTAGTGAAAGCTGTAGTAATACAACATCTACCACTCCATCATCTACTAGACCAACAACGCcgacaacaatatcatcaactGGTGATGAATCGGATAATTCTTTACAGCATTCAACTAACAAATCGAATGGTTGTTCAACGACAAATTCATCGACCACAGAAAATTCTGATACTGAAAGTGTTCTAGGTCAATGCCGTCATAAAT TATCGTTCTCTTCAAATGGAAGACGAACATCAGCCAAAAATATCtgtgttgatgatcaacTTGCAACAAGTAGTGGTCATGGTactgataatgaaaatgaatcgacACAACAAATTTCacatgacaataataacaaatcaGATGCACCGGCATTTtttattggtgatgattattgtaatGATTCCTCGGATTGTTATTCATCCGATTCAAATGTTCCAGAATATATAGATTCTAGTACACAAACAGATACGATTCCAAATATTGTTGCCGATGATTCTTTAATCACAATTACCGATTCAACGGCGTGTAacgcagcagcaacaacaacaacgattgatgatgatacatttAGAGATATGGATGAATTGTTATCGATACTTGGTCAAGAAGATGGTTATTCTAAGCTATCAAATcgagaaattgaatttcttgTTGCCAATAAAAAAGTTCCAGCCTATAAATTGGAATCTTTACTGAATAATCCTGAACGTGGAGTATCGATTCGAAGAAAAGTGATCGAAAATATGGCCAATACACAAGGCGTTTTAACTAATGTGCCTTATCATGGTTATAATTATAACCTTGTTTTAGGAGCTTGTTGTGAAAATGTTATCGGTTATATGCCGATTCCACTTGGAGTGGCAGGGccattattgttgaatgGTCGTCAATATTATGTACCAATGGCAACTACCGAAGGTTGTTTAGTTGCCAGTACTAATCGAGGCTGTAGTGCAATAGCAGCCGCTGGCGGCTGTCGTGCTAAAGTCTATTTCGATGGAATGACACGTGGTCCACTACTATATTTCCGTAGTGCTATGGATGCCGCCGCAGCTCAAGAATGGATCAATAGAacggaaaatttttatattatcaaaaaaGCTTTTGATTCTACATCACGTTTTGCTCGTTTACAAAGCATCAAATGTTCATTGGCTGGCCGATATCTTTTTCTAAGATTCGTAGCATCCACTGGTGATGCTATGGGAATGAATATGTTATCAAAAGGCACAGAATTAGCATTGGAAGAATTAGCCAAACATGTAAATGGATTAGAATTAAAATGTTTGAGCGGTAATTTCTGTACCGATAAAAAACCATCAGCTGTAAATTGGATTGATGGCCGTGGTAAATCCGTAGTGTGTGAAGCAAGGATTCCTAAAAATGTTGTACAAAAAGTTCTCAAAattgatgtgaaaaaaatcgcTCATCTGGGTAATtctaaaaatttgattggatCTGCACTTGCTGGATCGATAGGTGGTAATAACGCTCAAGCGGCTAATATTGTTGCTGCTATTTACATTGCTACTGGACAG GATCCAGCTCAAGTTGTTGGAAGTGCCAATTGTATGACATTATTGGAAGTAGAAGATAATGGAGATTTGTACATATCTTGCACGATGCCTTCTATTGAAATTGGTAccattggtggtggtacgGTTCTTGGGCCACAAGGAGCATGTCTTGAG CTTCTTggattaaaaaataaaaatcaagcaCCGGGTGAAAATACTAGAGAATTGGCACAAATTGTTTGTGCCACTGTGTTGGCTGgtgaattatcattattatcagcgTTGGCTGCTGGCCATTTAGTTCGTTCACATATGAAACATAATCGTTCTACAATCAATATACAAGCATCAGCTGCAGCGGCCACACTTGAAACATTGTGTCCAAGGTCATCGGTTCCATCATTCGTTGGTTCGAATGGTggcagtggtggtggtggaatatcatcatcatcattatccataaCAACACCTCCCAATAGTTATACGTTAACAGTGCCTAGGACAGGAATTTAA
- the LOC124493573 gene encoding uncharacterized protein LOC124493573 isoform X2, translating into MWTPITTVLLLLAIIIHRSHQHGRMLEPPSRNSMWRAGFNTKPDYDDSELFCGGIDQWKRNKGKCGICGDSYSIRPPRPYETGGIYASNITVRNYRPGSEIDVIIDLVANHMGTFEFSICPRDNFEQHETEDCFIPLKVNGSDRYKLRSHRNGIFTMPVALPRDINCKYCIFRWHWKAANNWGICANGRQAIGCGPQETYRNCADIVVGYESGIRGLNYEPPPSVVNGFDRMIMSNEIPKDNFITHHRIHWPGNQRHNPNHHHHHHHHDHHHSHDFESTTAAMNDSEFTITMATTELPITYIDH; encoded by the exons ATGTGGACTCCAATCACAAcagtgttattattattagccatAATTATTCATCGATCTCATCAACATGGCCGAATGTTGGAACCACCATCAAGAAATTCAATGTGGAGAGCTGGTTTCAATACTAAAccagattatgatgatagtgaACTATTCTGTGGTGGAATA gATCAATGGAAACGAAATAAAGGCAAATGTGGTATATGTGGtgattcatattcaattCGGCCACCAAGACCATATGAAACGGGTGGAATTTATGCTAGTAATATTACCGTAAGAAATTATCGACCTGGTTCAGAAATCGATGTCATCATAGATTTGGTAGCAAATCATATGggaacatttgaatttagtATATGTCCACGAGATAATTTTGAACAACATGAAACTGAAGATTGTTTCATACCATTAAAAGTGAATGGATCAGATAGATATAAACTTCGTTCACATCGAAATGGAATATTCACCATGCCCGTCGCATTACCACGTGATATTAATTGTAAATATTGTATTTTTCGTTGGCATTGGAAAGCAG CTAATAATTGGGGAATATGCGCAAATGGCCGTCAAGCAATCGGCTGTGGACCACAAGAAACTTATCGAAATTGTGCCGATATAGTTGTTGGTTATGAATCCGGTATTCGTGGTCTGAATTATGAGCCACCACCTTCAGTTGTAAATGGATTCGatcgaatgataatgagTAATGAAATACCTAAAGATAATTTCATCACACATCATCGAATTCATTGGCCTGGAAATCAACGTCATAATCCtaatcaccaccatcatcaccatcatcatgatcatcatcattctcatgattttgaatcaacaacagcagcaatgaATGATTCTGAATTTACAATTACAATGGCTACGACTGAATTGCCAATCACATACATCGATCATTGA
- the Orc4 gene encoding origin recognition complex subunit 4 isoform X1 translates to MMGLVDDDEALFDNMIETRRRSCRILTKGLEASDETLTTPTNGRRRQQQQQQQMTKTKNNKDERSSKSKIAKKSKNETQNCNSNCNQKMNKKKKKKLSLNAVVDVEKPNDDKNLVNDNVTEKTHSSYCCIDDGGQNGLFNSYNDEIIYINKMIENLLKTSEANSLIVCGDAGVGKTKLIETCLTSFPVLSSSSSLSKSSSSSSSLNHHKNNDANFKVNNFNHLKVALFKFDGAIHGKDDLATIRLIGRCLNRFLDQQQQDSNDLDLTDDERDLMFDDLELSERVNNSIPKIMSQFRNLTENYQNFRSIIVLDNFDVFCRKQQTLLYNLLDLTQHGRSILVIGITRRLDYIELLEKRVRSRLTQRVVHLVSPFKQYDLYKTCCMSRIQRLCQENPTLETNFIANKSLIESELVRSFAINPNFNEINRIVFEYSFYHEPDDRNDNNFEMDNKENNKKTKLLSLITDPQIIAISRLKKNDLIFLMILLRHLRNEDVKIFTCADLFNWSIGCTLLRKTRMGLIIKSINNLINSDMIIFESDCYSRRKTVKQNIACVNKWTKLVPNVSEQHLEQFIKYFEHILPQAIKRLW, encoded by the exons ATGATGGgacttgttgatgatgatgaggctCTGTT tgACAATATGATTGAAACACGTCGTCGTAGTTGTCGTATTTTAACAAAAGGACTTGAAGCATCGGACGAAACATTGACTACACCCACCAAtggacgacgacgacaacaacaacaacaacaacaaatgacgaaaacgaaaaacaacaaagatgAAAGATCTAGTAAAAGTAAAATTGctaaaaaaagtaaaaatgaAACTCAAAATTGTAACAGCAATTGTAATCAGAAGATgaataagaagaagaagaaaaaactatCGTTgaatgctgttgttgatgttgagaaaccaaatgatgataaaaatcttgTAAATGACAATGTGACAGAAAAGACGCATTCATCATATTgttgtattgatgatggtggtcaaAATGGTCTTTTCAATTcttacaatgatgaaatcatttacattaacaaaatgattgaaaatcttttgaaAACATCGGAAGCTAACTCGTTGATTGTTTGTGGTGATGCTGGTGTTGGTAAAACGAAATTAATTGAAACTTGTCTCACATCGTTTCCGGTATTGTCGTCATCGTCCTCATTatcaaaatcttcatcatcatcatcatcattgaatcatcataaaaataatgatgcaaATTTTAAAgtcaacaatttcaatcatcttAAAGTTGCATTGTTCAAATTTGATGGCGCCATTCATGGCAAAGATGATTTAGCAACAATACGTTTGATTGGTCGATGTTTAAATCGGTTTctcgatcaacaacaacaagacagCAACGATCTTGATTTAACAGATGATGAGAGAGActtgatgtttgatgatctGGAACTGTCGGAAAGAGTAAATAATTCTATACCGAAGATTATGTCTCAGTTTCGTAATTTGactgaaaattatcaaaattttcgttCGATTATTGTAttggataattttgatgTGTTCTGTAGAAAACAACAGACACTGCTTTACAATCTATTGGATTTAACACAACATGGCCGATCGATTTTGGTCATAGGCATCACACGAAGACTTGATTATATTGAACTTTTAGAAAAACGGGTCAGATCACGATTAACACAACGTGTCGTTCATTTAGTATCGCCATTCAAACAATATGATTTATACAAAACTTGTTGCATGTCCAGGATACAGCGTCTTTGTCAAGAGAATCCAACATTGGAAACCAATTTCATTGCCAATAAATCACTGATTGAATCTGAACTAGTGAGATCGTTTGCAATCAAtccaaatttcaatgaaatcaatcgtattgtttttgaatattcattttatcacgAACCGGATGACCGTAATGACAATAACTTTGAAATGGacaataaagaaaataacaaaaagaCGAAacttttatcattgattacTGATCCACAAATTATTGCTATATctcgattgaaaaaaaatgatctcATATTTCTAATGATTCTATTACGCCATTTACGTAATGAAGATGTTAAAATATTCACCTGTGCCGATCTATTCAATTGGAGTATTGGCTGTACACTATTACGTAAAACACGAATGGGATTGATTATAAAATCCATAAACAATCTGATCAATTCGGATATGATAATATTCGAAAGTGATTGTTATTCACGACGAAAAACGGTCAAACAGAATATTGCCTGTGTTAATAAATGGACCAAATTGGTGCCAAATGTTTCCGAACAACATTTGGAACAatttatcaaatattttgaacATATTCTACCACAAGCAATTAAAAGATTGTGGtaa
- the LOC124493573 gene encoding uncharacterized protein LOC124493573 isoform X1, with product MWTPITTVLLLLAIIIHRSHQHGRMLEPPSRNSMWRAGFNTKPDYDDSELFCGGIVDQWKRNKGKCGICGDSYSIRPPRPYETGGIYASNITVRNYRPGSEIDVIIDLVANHMGTFEFSICPRDNFEQHETEDCFIPLKVNGSDRYKLRSHRNGIFTMPVALPRDINCKYCIFRWHWKAANNWGICANGRQAIGCGPQETYRNCADIVVGYESGIRGLNYEPPPSVVNGFDRMIMSNEIPKDNFITHHRIHWPGNQRHNPNHHHHHHHHDHHHSHDFESTTAAMNDSEFTITMATTELPITYIDH from the exons ATGTGGACTCCAATCACAAcagtgttattattattagccatAATTATTCATCGATCTCATCAACATGGCCGAATGTTGGAACCACCATCAAGAAATTCAATGTGGAGAGCTGGTTTCAATACTAAAccagattatgatgatagtgaACTATTCTGTGGTGGAATAGTG gATCAATGGAAACGAAATAAAGGCAAATGTGGTATATGTGGtgattcatattcaattCGGCCACCAAGACCATATGAAACGGGTGGAATTTATGCTAGTAATATTACCGTAAGAAATTATCGACCTGGTTCAGAAATCGATGTCATCATAGATTTGGTAGCAAATCATATGggaacatttgaatttagtATATGTCCACGAGATAATTTTGAACAACATGAAACTGAAGATTGTTTCATACCATTAAAAGTGAATGGATCAGATAGATATAAACTTCGTTCACATCGAAATGGAATATTCACCATGCCCGTCGCATTACCACGTGATATTAATTGTAAATATTGTATTTTTCGTTGGCATTGGAAAGCAG CTAATAATTGGGGAATATGCGCAAATGGCCGTCAAGCAATCGGCTGTGGACCACAAGAAACTTATCGAAATTGTGCCGATATAGTTGTTGGTTATGAATCCGGTATTCGTGGTCTGAATTATGAGCCACCACCTTCAGTTGTAAATGGATTCGatcgaatgataatgagTAATGAAATACCTAAAGATAATTTCATCACACATCATCGAATTCATTGGCCTGGAAATCAACGTCATAATCCtaatcaccaccatcatcaccatcatcatgatcatcatcattctcatgattttgaatcaacaacagcagcaatgaATGATTCTGAATTTACAATTACAATGGCTACGACTGAATTGCCAATCACATACATCGATCATTGA
- the Orc4 gene encoding origin recognition complex subunit 4 isoform X2, translating into MIETRRRSCRILTKGLEASDETLTTPTNGRRRQQQQQQQMTKTKNNKDERSSKSKIAKKSKNETQNCNSNCNQKMNKKKKKKLSLNAVVDVEKPNDDKNLVNDNVTEKTHSSYCCIDDGGQNGLFNSYNDEIIYINKMIENLLKTSEANSLIVCGDAGVGKTKLIETCLTSFPVLSSSSSLSKSSSSSSSLNHHKNNDANFKVNNFNHLKVALFKFDGAIHGKDDLATIRLIGRCLNRFLDQQQQDSNDLDLTDDERDLMFDDLELSERVNNSIPKIMSQFRNLTENYQNFRSIIVLDNFDVFCRKQQTLLYNLLDLTQHGRSILVIGITRRLDYIELLEKRVRSRLTQRVVHLVSPFKQYDLYKTCCMSRIQRLCQENPTLETNFIANKSLIESELVRSFAINPNFNEINRIVFEYSFYHEPDDRNDNNFEMDNKENNKKTKLLSLITDPQIIAISRLKKNDLIFLMILLRHLRNEDVKIFTCADLFNWSIGCTLLRKTRMGLIIKSINNLINSDMIIFESDCYSRRKTVKQNIACVNKWTKLVPNVSEQHLEQFIKYFEHILPQAIKRLW; encoded by the coding sequence ATGATTGAAACACGTCGTCGTAGTTGTCGTATTTTAACAAAAGGACTTGAAGCATCGGACGAAACATTGACTACACCCACCAAtggacgacgacgacaacaacaacaacaacaacaaatgacgaaaacgaaaaacaacaaagatgAAAGATCTAGTAAAAGTAAAATTGctaaaaaaagtaaaaatgaAACTCAAAATTGTAACAGCAATTGTAATCAGAAGATgaataagaagaagaagaaaaaactatCGTTgaatgctgttgttgatgttgagaaaccaaatgatgataaaaatcttgTAAATGACAATGTGACAGAAAAGACGCATTCATCATATTgttgtattgatgatggtggtcaaAATGGTCTTTTCAATTcttacaatgatgaaatcatttacattaacaaaatgattgaaaatcttttgaaAACATCGGAAGCTAACTCGTTGATTGTTTGTGGTGATGCTGGTGTTGGTAAAACGAAATTAATTGAAACTTGTCTCACATCGTTTCCGGTATTGTCGTCATCGTCCTCATTatcaaaatcttcatcatcatcatcatcattgaatcatcataaaaataatgatgcaaATTTTAAAgtcaacaatttcaatcatcttAAAGTTGCATTGTTCAAATTTGATGGCGCCATTCATGGCAAAGATGATTTAGCAACAATACGTTTGATTGGTCGATGTTTAAATCGGTTTctcgatcaacaacaacaagacagCAACGATCTTGATTTAACAGATGATGAGAGAGActtgatgtttgatgatctGGAACTGTCGGAAAGAGTAAATAATTCTATACCGAAGATTATGTCTCAGTTTCGTAATTTGactgaaaattatcaaaattttcgttCGATTATTGTAttggataattttgatgTGTTCTGTAGAAAACAACAGACACTGCTTTACAATCTATTGGATTTAACACAACATGGCCGATCGATTTTGGTCATAGGCATCACACGAAGACTTGATTATATTGAACTTTTAGAAAAACGGGTCAGATCACGATTAACACAACGTGTCGTTCATTTAGTATCGCCATTCAAACAATATGATTTATACAAAACTTGTTGCATGTCCAGGATACAGCGTCTTTGTCAAGAGAATCCAACATTGGAAACCAATTTCATTGCCAATAAATCACTGATTGAATCTGAACTAGTGAGATCGTTTGCAATCAAtccaaatttcaatgaaatcaatcgtattgtttttgaatattcattttatcacgAACCGGATGACCGTAATGACAATAACTTTGAAATGGacaataaagaaaataacaaaaagaCGAAacttttatcattgattacTGATCCACAAATTATTGCTATATctcgattgaaaaaaaatgatctcATATTTCTAATGATTCTATTACGCCATTTACGTAATGAAGATGTTAAAATATTCACCTGTGCCGATCTATTCAATTGGAGTATTGGCTGTACACTATTACGTAAAACACGAATGGGATTGATTATAAAATCCATAAACAATCTGATCAATTCGGATATGATAATATTCGAAAGTGATTGTTATTCACGACGAAAAACGGTCAAACAGAATATTGCCTGTGTTAATAAATGGACCAAATTGGTGCCAAATGTTTCCGAACAACATTTGGAACAatttatcaaatattttgaacATATTCTACCACAAGCAATTAAAAGATTGTGGtaa